In one window of Nakamurella alba DNA:
- a CDS encoding CoA-acylating methylmalonate-semialdehyde dehydrogenase, with product MTTITDTDTLAQETAGLPVLPHWAGGTEFAGTSGRTAQVFDPATGVASSLVSLASREDADAVIAAAAQAWPAWRDISLARRTQVLFAFRELLNARKGELAAIITAEHGKVLDDALGEVTRGQEVVEFACGLAHLLKGGNTENASTKVDVASLRQPLGVVGIISPFNFPAMVPMWFFPVAIACGNAVVLKPSEKDPSAANWLAALWKEAGLPDGVFNVLHGDKTAVDALLESPSVRSISFVGSTPIARYVYETGTRHGKRVQALGGAKNHMLVLPDADLDLAADAAVNGGFGSAGERCMAISALVAVDSIADELVGKIKDRMAGLRTGDGRRGCDMGPLVTAQARDRVVGYIEAGVQAGATAVVDGRGGEVDGDAGGYWVSPTLFDHVTTDMSIYTDEIFGPVLSVLRVDGYDEGLQMINSNPYGNGVAIFTNDGGAARRFQNEVEVGMVGINVAVPVPVGYYSFGGWKASLFGDTHAHGTEGVHFFTRGKVITTRWLDPSHGGINLGFPQND from the coding sequence ATGACCACCATCACCGACACCGACACTCTGGCGCAGGAGACGGCGGGCCTGCCGGTGCTGCCGCACTGGGCCGGCGGCACCGAGTTCGCCGGGACGTCCGGCCGGACCGCGCAGGTGTTCGACCCGGCCACCGGGGTGGCGTCGTCACTGGTCTCGCTGGCGTCCCGGGAGGACGCGGACGCCGTGATCGCGGCGGCGGCACAGGCCTGGCCGGCGTGGCGGGACATCTCGCTGGCCCGGCGCACCCAGGTGCTCTTCGCCTTCCGGGAGCTGCTCAACGCCCGCAAGGGAGAGCTGGCGGCGATCATCACCGCCGAGCACGGCAAGGTGCTGGACGACGCGCTGGGCGAGGTGACCCGCGGCCAGGAGGTGGTGGAGTTCGCCTGCGGCCTGGCCCACCTGCTCAAGGGCGGCAACACCGAGAACGCCTCCACCAAGGTCGATGTCGCCTCGCTGCGGCAGCCGCTCGGGGTGGTCGGCATCATCTCCCCGTTCAACTTCCCGGCCATGGTGCCGATGTGGTTCTTCCCGGTGGCCATCGCCTGCGGCAACGCGGTGGTGCTCAAGCCGAGCGAGAAGGACCCGTCGGCGGCGAACTGGCTGGCGGCGCTGTGGAAGGAAGCCGGCCTGCCGGACGGCGTCTTCAACGTGCTGCACGGCGACAAGACCGCGGTGGACGCGCTGCTGGAGAGCCCGTCGGTGCGGTCGATCAGCTTCGTCGGCTCGACCCCGATCGCCCGCTACGTCTACGAGACCGGCACCCGGCACGGCAAGCGGGTGCAGGCCCTGGGTGGGGCGAAGAACCACATGCTGGTGCTGCCCGACGCCGACCTGGACCTGGCCGCGGACGCGGCGGTCAACGGCGGGTTCGGTTCGGCCGGCGAGCGCTGCATGGCGATCTCGGCGCTGGTCGCGGTGGACTCGATCGCCGACGAGCTGGTCGGGAAGATCAAGGACCGGATGGCCGGGCTGCGCACCGGTGACGGCCGCCGCGGCTGCGACATGGGGCCGCTGGTCACCGCGCAGGCCCGGGACCGGGTGGTCGGCTACATCGAGGCCGGCGTGCAGGCCGGCGCCACCGCGGTGGTCGACGGGCGCGGGGGAGAGGTCGACGGCGATGCCGGCGGCTACTGGGTCTCGCCGACGCTGTTCGACCACGTGACCACCGACATGTCGATCTACACCGACGAGATCTTCGGACCGGTGCTGTCGGTGCTCCGGGTCGACGGGTACGACGAGGGCCTGCAGATGATCAACTCGAACCCGTACGGCAACGGCGTGGCGATCTTCACCAACGACGGCGGCGCCGCCCGGCGCTTCCAGAACGAGGTCGAGGTCGGCATGGTCGGCATCAACGTCGCGGTGCCGGTGCCGGTGGGCTACTACAGCTTCGGCGGCTGGAAGGCCTCGCTGTTCGGCGACACCCACGCCCACGGCACCGAGGGCGTGCACTTCTTCACCCGGGGCAAGGTGATCACCACCCGCTGGCTCGACCCGAGCCACGGCGGGATCAACCTCGGCTTCCCGCAGAACGACTGA
- the iolC gene encoding 5-dehydro-2-deoxygluconokinase: MTNTGTPEVLTFGRAGVDIYPLQIGVGLEDVETFGKFLGGTTANVAVAAARLGRRTSIITGVGDDPFGRFVRRALLELGVDDGQVVTNTEYPTPVTFCEIFPPDDFPLWFYRKPTAPDLQIRPQDVDLDLVRAVDLLWVSTTGLSEEPSRETHLEVLTARAKKQFTVLDLDYRPMFWETPAHATEQVQKILSQVTVAVGNREECEVAVGETDPEKAADALLDAGVELAIVKQGPKGVLAKTRTERVVSPPILIQPVNGLGAGDSFGGSLAHGLLAGWPLEKVLARANAAGAIVASRLECSTAMPTSAEIDILLDGGDPNAD, from the coding sequence ATGACGAACACCGGCACCCCCGAGGTGCTGACCTTCGGCCGTGCCGGGGTCGACATCTACCCGCTGCAGATCGGTGTCGGTCTGGAGGACGTGGAGACCTTCGGCAAGTTCCTCGGCGGCACCACCGCCAACGTCGCGGTGGCGGCGGCCCGGCTGGGCCGCCGTACCTCGATCATCACCGGAGTCGGCGACGACCCGTTCGGCCGGTTCGTCCGGCGGGCGCTGCTGGAGCTCGGGGTCGACGACGGCCAGGTGGTCACGAACACCGAGTACCCGACGCCGGTGACCTTCTGCGAGATCTTCCCGCCGGACGACTTCCCGCTGTGGTTCTACCGCAAGCCGACCGCCCCGGACCTGCAGATCCGGCCGCAGGACGTCGATCTGGACCTGGTCCGGGCGGTCGACCTGCTGTGGGTGTCCACCACCGGCCTGTCCGAGGAGCCCAGCCGGGAGACGCATCTGGAGGTGCTGACCGCCCGGGCGAAGAAGCAGTTCACCGTGCTCGACCTGGACTACCGGCCGATGTTCTGGGAGACCCCGGCGCACGCCACCGAGCAGGTGCAGAAGATCCTGTCCCAGGTCACGGTGGCCGTCGGCAACCGCGAGGAGTGCGAGGTCGCGGTCGGCGAGACCGACCCGGAGAAGGCGGCCGACGCGCTGCTGGACGCCGGCGTCGAGCTGGCCATCGTGAAGCAGGGCCCGAAGGGTGTGCTGGCGAAGACCCGGACCGAGCGGGTGGTCTCGCCGCCGATCCTGATCCAGCCGGTCAACGGGCTCGGCGCCGGTGACAGCTTCGGCGGCTCACTGGCGCACGGGCTGCTGGCCGGCTGGCCGCTGGAGAAGGTGCTGGCGCGGGCGAACGCCGCCGGCGCGATCGTCGCCTCCCGGCTCGAGTGCTCGACCGCCATGCCGACCTCGGCCGAGATCGACATCCTGCTCGACGGCGGGGATCCCAACGCCGACTGA
- a CDS encoding sugar phosphate isomerase/epimerase family protein, with protein MAGKIRIGSAPDSWGVWFADDPLQTPAERFLDEVAASGYEWIELGPYGYLPKDPAQLQDALDAHGLRVSAGTVFSRLQHEGTWDEVWRQVTDVAALTKAVGGEHIVVIPDLWRDDKTGKEKESRDLTAEQWGLITSGHDELGRRILDEYGLKVQFHSHADSHVGYQVDIEKFVESTNPEYVNLCLDTGHVSYYGGDNLELIRKYPDRIGYLHLKQVDPELVAKVLAEDLPFSEAVKMGVMTEPPRGEPDLGAVLAAVHELDRDLYGIVEQDMYPCPPDQPFPIARRTHTYLASCGGPWMEIGTQHELTPKEH; from the coding sequence ATGGCAGGCAAGATCCGGATCGGATCCGCCCCCGATTCCTGGGGGGTGTGGTTCGCCGACGACCCGCTGCAGACCCCGGCGGAGCGGTTCCTCGACGAGGTCGCGGCCTCGGGCTACGAGTGGATCGAGCTCGGTCCCTACGGTTACCTGCCGAAGGACCCGGCGCAGCTGCAGGACGCGCTGGACGCCCACGGGCTCCGGGTGTCCGCCGGCACCGTGTTCTCCCGGCTGCAGCACGAGGGCACCTGGGACGAGGTGTGGCGCCAGGTCACCGATGTCGCCGCCCTGACCAAGGCCGTCGGCGGCGAGCACATCGTGGTGATTCCGGACCTGTGGCGGGACGACAAGACCGGCAAGGAGAAGGAGTCCCGCGACCTCACGGCCGAGCAGTGGGGCCTGATCACCTCCGGCCACGACGAACTGGGTCGCCGCATCCTCGACGAGTACGGCCTGAAGGTGCAGTTCCACTCGCACGCCGACTCGCACGTCGGCTACCAGGTCGACATCGAGAAGTTCGTGGAGTCCACGAATCCCGAGTACGTGAACCTGTGTCTGGACACCGGGCACGTCTCCTACTACGGCGGCGACAACCTCGAGTTGATCCGCAAGTACCCGGACCGCATCGGCTACCTGCACCTCAAGCAGGTCGACCCGGAACTGGTGGCCAAGGTGCTGGCCGAGGACCTGCCGTTCAGCGAGGCGGTCAAGATGGGCGTCATGACCGAGCCGCCCCGCGGCGAACCGGATCTCGGGGCCGTACTCGCCGCGGTGCACGAACTCGACCGCGACCTGTACGGGATCGTCGAGCAGGACATGTACCCGTGCCCGCCGGACCAGCCGTTCCCGATCGCCCGGCGCACCCACACCTACCTGGCCTCGTGCGGCGGTCCCTGGATGGAGATCGGCACCCAGCACGAGCTCACCCCGAAGGAGCACTGA
- a CDS encoding Gfo/Idh/MocA family protein, translated as MVSDLKVAVLGVGMMGSYHATTLSSLVRGATVTVVNDFSAERAAEVAAATGARVVDDPFAAIADPDVDAVVIATPGAAHEAQVLACLDRGIPVLCEKPLTTSIDTAYAVVKAEAALGRSLIQVGFMRRFDAEYAALRELIAKGGLGDPLLVHCTHRNPDVPPHFNSEMMIRDSVVHEVDVIRFLLDEEITSVQVTRGRPTPSAPEGVSDPMMVTFTTEGGRIATDEIFVRTGVAYEVRTEVVGSQGSAFIGLDQNMLVKSTDGRWGGSITPGFVERFGQAYVTELQRWVAAATEGTIDGPGAWDGYAAVAVCEAGVEAVLTGETVAVQMGPRP; from the coding sequence ATCGTGTCCGATCTGAAGGTGGCCGTGCTCGGCGTCGGGATGATGGGGTCCTACCACGCCACCACGCTCTCGTCGCTCGTCCGCGGCGCGACTGTCACCGTGGTGAACGACTTCTCGGCGGAGCGGGCCGCCGAGGTCGCGGCCGCCACCGGGGCCCGGGTGGTCGACGACCCGTTCGCGGCGATCGCCGACCCGGACGTGGACGCCGTGGTCATCGCGACCCCGGGCGCGGCCCACGAGGCGCAGGTGCTGGCCTGCCTGGACCGCGGCATCCCGGTGCTCTGCGAGAAGCCGCTGACCACGTCGATCGACACCGCCTATGCGGTGGTCAAGGCCGAGGCGGCGCTGGGCCGCAGTCTGATCCAGGTCGGGTTCATGCGCCGGTTCGACGCCGAGTACGCCGCCCTGCGCGAGCTGATCGCGAAGGGTGGTCTGGGTGACCCCCTGCTGGTGCACTGCACCCATCGCAACCCGGACGTGCCGCCGCACTTCAACTCCGAGATGATGATCCGCGACTCGGTGGTGCACGAGGTGGATGTCATCCGGTTCCTGCTCGACGAGGAGATCACCTCCGTCCAGGTAACCCGCGGCCGGCCGACACCCTCGGCGCCGGAGGGTGTCTCGGATCCGATGATGGTCACCTTCACCACCGAGGGCGGCCGGATCGCCACCGACGAGATCTTCGTCCGCACCGGCGTGGCCTACGAGGTGCGCACCGAGGTCGTCGGCTCGCAGGGGTCCGCCTTCATCGGGCTGGACCAGAACATGCTGGTCAAGTCGACCGACGGGCGCTGGGGCGGGTCCATCACCCCCGGTTTCGTCGAGCGCTTCGGCCAGGCCTACGTCACCGAGCTGCAGCGCTGGGTCGCGGCGGCGACGGAGGGCACCATCGACGGCCCCGGCGCCTGGGACGGCTATGCGGCCGTCGCGGTGTGCGAGGCCGGCGTCGAGGCCGTGCTGACCGGGGAGACGGTCGCCGTGCAGATGGGACCGCGGCCGTGA
- a CDS encoding sugar phosphate isomerase/epimerase family protein, with the protein MKLALDPQMFYATHSVLELPDVVARMGYSWMELSPKEDFVPFFKHPRADDATVKALRKRAADAGVGIASVLPVLRWSGPGEDERQAAVRAWKRAIRMTVDLGVDVMNSEFNGRPEGAEHAESQFLRSMDELIPVFESEGVKLVLEPHPDDFIEDGRAAVNMVKGLNKDWISFLYCTPHTFHQGNDPAGILAAAGPLTSYVHLADTLDHTASNGLRYIVNPPGSTVRVHQHAEIGRGEVDFDAAFAGLAAAGFDGVLSSCVFGWEEIAEQVSTRQREKVLALVAKHFGAEVAAGL; encoded by the coding sequence GTGAAGCTGGCCCTCGACCCGCAGATGTTCTACGCCACCCACTCGGTGCTGGAGCTGCCGGACGTGGTGGCGCGGATGGGCTACTCCTGGATGGAGCTCTCGCCGAAGGAGGACTTCGTCCCGTTCTTCAAGCACCCGCGGGCCGACGACGCCACGGTGAAGGCGCTGCGCAAGCGGGCCGCCGACGCAGGAGTGGGCATCGCCTCGGTGCTTCCGGTGCTGCGCTGGTCCGGACCGGGCGAGGACGAGCGGCAGGCCGCCGTCCGCGCCTGGAAGCGGGCCATCCGGATGACGGTGGACCTCGGGGTGGACGTGATGAACTCCGAGTTCAACGGTCGGCCGGAGGGCGCCGAGCACGCCGAGAGCCAGTTCCTGCGGTCGATGGACGAGCTGATCCCGGTGTTCGAGTCCGAAGGGGTGAAGCTCGTCCTGGAGCCGCACCCGGACGACTTCATCGAGGATGGCCGCGCCGCGGTGAACATGGTGAAAGGTCTGAACAAGGACTGGATCTCGTTCCTCTACTGCACCCCGCACACCTTCCACCAGGGCAACGACCCGGCCGGCATCCTGGCCGCCGCCGGACCGCTGACCAGCTACGTGCACCTGGCCGACACCCTGGACCACACGGCCTCGAACGGCCTGCGGTACATCGTGAATCCGCCGGGCTCCACCGTGCGGGTGCACCAGCACGCCGAGATCGGGCGTGGTGAGGTCGATTTCGACGCCGCCTTCGCCGGCCTGGCCGCAGCCGGGTTCGACGGGGTGCTCAGCAGCTGCGTGTTCGGCTGGGAGGAGATCGCCGAGCAGGTGAGCACCCGGCAGCGGGAGAAGGTCCTCGCGCTGGTGGCGAAGCACTTCGGCGCCGAGGTGGCCGCCGGTCTCTGA
- a CDS encoding substrate-binding domain-containing protein, producing MSSRARRGVRIAGVLVTALALAACSSTGGAQTQTTAASQPAGGGGTSGTPEFTIAMVTHETPGDTFWDKIKSGANAAAARYNIELKYSNDPQAAAQAQLIQTAVDSKVDGIATTLVTPDALSGAVKAATDAGIPLVGFNSGISEYKELGALMYFGSDETIAGNTVGEKITEAGAKHPLCVIQAEGSVALEARCAGVKDKAPNTENLQVNGADIASVTSTIQAKLAQDPTIDYVVTLGAPIAVAALQSKQQANSSAKVVTFDLNTEAIKAIQDGGIEFAVDQQPYLQGYLSVESLYLYLTNGNDIGGGQAVLTGPSIVDKSNIDAIAKYAANNTR from the coding sequence ATGTCGAGTCGTGCACGCAGGGGTGTGCGGATCGCCGGAGTGCTGGTCACGGCACTCGCGCTGGCCGCGTGCAGCAGTACCGGTGGCGCGCAGACCCAGACCACGGCGGCCTCCCAGCCGGCCGGTGGGGGTGGCACCTCCGGAACGCCCGAGTTCACCATCGCCATGGTCACCCACGAGACCCCGGGTGACACCTTCTGGGACAAGATCAAGTCCGGGGCCAATGCCGCGGCCGCCCGGTACAACATCGAGCTGAAGTACTCGAACGACCCGCAGGCCGCCGCGCAGGCGCAGCTGATCCAGACCGCCGTCGACTCCAAGGTGGACGGCATCGCCACCACCCTGGTGACCCCGGACGCGCTTTCCGGCGCGGTGAAGGCGGCCACCGACGCCGGGATCCCGCTGGTCGGGTTCAACTCCGGCATCAGCGAGTACAAGGAACTCGGCGCGCTGATGTACTTCGGCTCGGACGAGACCATCGCCGGCAACACCGTCGGCGAGAAGATCACCGAGGCCGGTGCCAAGCACCCGCTCTGCGTGATCCAGGCCGAGGGCTCGGTTGCGCTGGAGGCGCGCTGCGCCGGTGTGAAGGACAAGGCCCCGAACACCGAGAACCTCCAGGTCAACGGCGCCGACATCGCGTCGGTCACCTCGACCATCCAGGCCAAGCTGGCCCAGGACCCGACCATCGACTACGTGGTCACCCTGGGTGCCCCGATCGCCGTGGCCGCGCTGCAGTCCAAGCAGCAGGCCAACTCCAGCGCCAAGGTCGTCACCTTCGACCTCAACACCGAGGCCATCAAGGCGATCCAGGACGGCGGCATCGAGTTCGCCGTCGACCAGCAGCCCTACCTGCAGGGCTACCTGTCGGTGGAGTCGCTGTACCTGTACCTGACCAACGGGAACGACATCGGTGGCGGCCAGGCCGTTCTCACCGGTCCGTCCATCGTCGACAAGAGCAACATCGACGCGATCGCCAAGTACGCGGCGAACAACACCCGATGA